A section of the Primulina eburnea isolate SZY01 chromosome 1, ASM2296580v1, whole genome shotgun sequence genome encodes:
- the LOC140817800 gene encoding uncharacterized protein: MMSLALQAVVINQNPTILYLSLPRTHFLKPSNLPFSPLNSKTQFPTCRILTSSNCLSPVKRISTSFGKSYGNARTRANGERAASAELDFDGFLSILEFITLASSAVICVYIVVSCGLQKAEILKWVGSKILAWQFAALFSAAVLGAVIRRRQWRRISGPGFSRGLASPGSNMLERVEKLEEDLRSSATIIRVLSRQLEKLGIRFRITRKALKEPIAETAALVQKNSEATRALAEQEDMLEKELGEIQKILLAMQEQQQKQFELILAIGKTGKFWDAKQATIQDRNSTEASKAKVDGFPNSEINQIEAIITDGS; encoded by the exons ATGATGTCACTTGCACTTCAAGCCGTCGTCATCAACCAGAATCCCACCATCCTCTATCTCTCTCTGCCCAGAACCCATTTCTTGAAACCCTCGAATTTGCCATTTTCACCCCTGAATTCAAAGACCCAGTTCCCCACTTGCAGGATTTTGACATCCAGCAATTGCCTTTCGCCGGTCAAAAGAATCAGTACTTCTTTCGGGAAGTCTTACGGAAATGCACGGACACGAGCTAATGGCGAAAGAGCTGCCTCCGCTGAGTTAGATTTCGATGGTTTCCTGTCGATTCTCGAATTCATCACCCTCGCTTCCTCCGCCGTGATTTGTGTTTACATTGTGGTAAGCTGTGGATTGCAAAAGGCGGAGATTTTGAAGTGGGTGGGGAGCAAGATTTTGGCGTGGCAGTTTGCGGCTTTGTTCAGTGCTGCGGTGCTTGGGGCTGTCATAAGGCGGCGGCAATGGAGGAGGATTTCTGGGCCTGGGTTTTCGAGAGGGTTGGCTTCTCCTGGGTCTAATATGTTGGAGAGGGTGGAGAAATTGGAGGAGGATCTCCGTAGCTCAGCTACGATCATTCGGGTTTTGTCGAGGCAACTTGAGAAGCTGGGGATTCGTTTCCGAATCACCCGGAAGGCTCTGAAGGAACCCATTGCGGAG ACCGCAGCTTTGGTCCAGAAGAATTCTGAGGCAACCCGAGCATTGGCAGAGCAAGAAGACATGCTGGAGAAGGAGCTTGGTGAAATTCAAAAGATTCTACTGGCTATGCAG GAGCAACAGCAAAAACAGTTTGAGCTCATTCTTGCAATCGGGAAAACTGGAAAGTTCTGGGACGCCAAACAAGCAACTATTCAAGACAGGAATTCAACCGAGGCTTCTAAAGCGAAGGTAGATGGATTCCCAAATTCGGAAATCAACCAAATTGAGGCCATCATTACAGACGGAAGCTAA